One genomic region from Pseudoduganella dura encodes:
- the tgt gene encoding tRNA guanosine(34) transglycosylase Tgt, which produces MLEFKLIKTDTTGQTKARRGTVKLNHGEVQTPIFMPVGTYGSVKAMSPVELKEIGAQIILGNTFHLWLRPGNTVMGKFGGLHKFMGWDKPILTDSGGFQVFSLGEMRKITEEGVHFNSPINGDKLFLSPEISMQIQRVLNSDIVMQFDECTPYEIDGRPATVEEAAKSMRMSLRWAQRSMNEFKAGENPNALFGIVQGGMFESLRDESLAGLEEIDFPGLAIGGLSVGEPKEDMMRVLEHIGPRLPANKPHYLMGVGTPEDLVAGVSNGVDMFDCVMPTRNARNGWIFTRFGDVKIKNARYKEDVEPLDATCSCYACRNFSRAYLHHLHRAQEILGARLNTIHNLHYYLDIMQQMRDALDEDRFPEWVRQFHADRARGV; this is translated from the coding sequence CAAGACCGATACGACCGGTCAAACGAAAGCGCGCCGCGGTACCGTCAAGCTGAACCATGGCGAAGTGCAGACGCCGATCTTCATGCCCGTGGGCACCTATGGCTCGGTCAAGGCGATGTCGCCCGTCGAGCTCAAGGAGATCGGTGCCCAAATCATCCTGGGCAACACGTTCCACCTGTGGCTGCGCCCGGGCAATACCGTGATGGGCAAGTTCGGCGGCCTGCACAAGTTCATGGGCTGGGACAAGCCGATCCTCACGGATTCCGGCGGCTTCCAGGTGTTCTCGCTGGGCGAGATGCGCAAGATCACGGAAGAGGGCGTGCACTTCAACTCGCCGATCAACGGCGACAAGCTGTTCCTGTCGCCGGAGATCTCGATGCAGATCCAGCGCGTGCTCAATTCCGATATCGTGATGCAGTTCGACGAATGCACGCCGTATGAAATCGACGGCCGCCCCGCCACCGTGGAAGAAGCGGCCAAGTCGATGCGCATGTCGCTGCGCTGGGCGCAGCGCTCGATGAACGAGTTCAAGGCGGGCGAGAACCCGAACGCGCTGTTCGGCATCGTCCAGGGCGGCATGTTCGAATCGCTGCGCGACGAGTCGCTGGCGGGGCTGGAGGAGATCGATTTCCCCGGCCTGGCGATCGGCGGCCTTTCCGTCGGCGAGCCGAAGGAAGACATGATGCGCGTGCTCGAACACATCGGACCGCGCCTGCCGGCCAACAAGCCGCACTACCTGATGGGCGTGGGCACGCCGGAAGACCTGGTGGCCGGCGTGAGCAACGGCGTGGACATGTTCGACTGCGTGATGCCGACCCGGAACGCGCGCAACGGCTGGATCTTCACCCGCTTCGGCGACGTCAAGATCAAGAACGCCCGCTACAAGGAAGATGTCGAGCCGCTCGATGCCACCTGCTCGTGCTACGCCTGCCGCAATTTCAGCCGCGCCTACCTGCACCACCTGCACCGCGCGCAGGAAATCCTGGGCGCCCGGCTGAACACGATCCACAACCTGCACTACTACCTGGACATCATGCAGCAGATGCGCGATGCGCTGGACGAGGATCGTTTCCCGGAATGGGTCAGGCAGTTCCACGCGGATCGCGCCCGCGGCGTGTAA
- the yajC gene encoding preprotein translocase subunit YajC — protein sequence MFISNAYAQTAGAADAGLMGNLSTFVPLILMFVVMYFLMIRPQQKRAKEQKAMMDALAKGDEVVTVGGILGRVSRVTDAYVTVEVAPNTEIVVQKASVTTLLPKGTLKGL from the coding sequence GTGTTCATTTCCAACGCATATGCTCAAACCGCCGGCGCTGCCGACGCGGGCCTGATGGGCAACCTGTCTACGTTCGTGCCGCTGATCTTGATGTTCGTGGTCATGTATTTCCTGATGATCCGTCCACAGCAGAAGCGTGCCAAGGAACAGAAGGCCATGATGGACGCGCTTGCCAAGGGCGACGAAGTCGTGACCGTCGGCGGCATCCTGGGCCGTGTATCCCGGGTGACCGATGCCTACGTCACGGTGGAAGTGGCGCCGAACACGGAGATCGTGGTGCAGAAAGCCTCGGTCACGACCTTGCTGCCGAAAGGCACGCTGAAGGGTCTGTAA
- the secD gene encoding protein translocase subunit SecD, which yields MNRYPVWKYIVIVVVVLLGALYSAPNYFGESPALQITSGKSTVKVDSAIAGRVEQLLSEAKLPHTGVEFDTGASHSVRARFGDTDTQFKAKLALERALNADPEDPTYIVTNNLQANTPQWMQKLGANPMFRGLDLRGGVHFLMQVDTKAALNKRIQGFQAAIRGELRDKNVRHAGIDRSGDTIVVTFRDDATRQAARKALGEMNELQFADGTSGADLTLTASMKPAALKATLDNGVKQNIATLSKRVNELGVSEPIIQQQGADRIIVQLPGVQDVARAKSIIGRTATLEVRLVDQTVTRGTELSAAIPFNSELFTVGKNVPVVLKKDVIISGDYISSATASFDENQQPAVSIDLNGDGGRRMREATRDNVGKGMAIVLFEKGKPEVLSVATIQDELGSRFRITGMGSIENSTELALLLRAGALYAPMQVIEERLIGPQLGAENITKGFNSTLYGFAAIAVFMIIYYMVFGFFSVLALAINLLLLVAILSVMQITLTLPGIAAIALALGMAIDANVLINERVREELRSGASPQAAISAGFDRAWATIFDSNVTTLIVALALLVFGSGAIRGFAIVHALGILTSMFSAVFVSRGVVNLWYGRKKKLQSLSIGTVWVPGQAK from the coding sequence ATGAACCGCTATCCTGTCTGGAAATACATCGTCATTGTCGTCGTCGTGCTGTTGGGGGCACTGTACTCGGCACCCAATTACTTCGGCGAATCGCCCGCACTGCAGATCACCAGCGGCAAGTCGACCGTGAAGGTGGACAGTGCCATCGCCGGCCGCGTCGAGCAGCTGCTGAGCGAGGCGAAGCTGCCCCATACCGGCGTCGAGTTCGACACCGGCGCGAGTCACTCGGTACGCGCCCGCTTCGGCGATACCGATACCCAGTTCAAGGCCAAGCTCGCCCTCGAGCGCGCCCTGAACGCGGATCCGGAAGACCCTACCTATATCGTCACCAACAACCTGCAGGCGAACACGCCGCAGTGGATGCAGAAGCTGGGCGCCAATCCGATGTTCCGGGGCCTCGACCTGCGCGGCGGCGTGCACTTCCTGATGCAGGTGGACACGAAGGCCGCGCTGAACAAGCGCATCCAGGGCTTCCAGGCGGCGATCCGCGGCGAACTGCGCGACAAGAACGTGCGCCACGCCGGCATCGATCGTTCGGGCGACACCATCGTCGTGACGTTCCGCGACGACGCCACCCGCCAGGCCGCGCGCAAGGCGCTGGGCGAGATGAACGAACTGCAGTTCGCCGACGGCACCAGCGGCGCCGACCTGACGCTGACCGCGTCGATGAAGCCGGCCGCGCTGAAGGCCACGCTCGATAACGGCGTCAAGCAGAACATCGCCACGCTGTCCAAGCGCGTCAACGAGCTGGGCGTGAGCGAACCGATCATCCAGCAGCAGGGCGCCGACCGCATCATCGTGCAGCTGCCGGGCGTGCAGGACGTGGCCCGTGCCAAGTCGATCATCGGCCGTACCGCCACGCTGGAAGTGCGCCTGGTTGACCAGACAGTTACCCGCGGTACCGAACTCTCCGCCGCGATCCCGTTCAATTCCGAGCTGTTCACCGTGGGCAAGAACGTGCCGGTCGTGCTGAAAAAGGATGTCATCATCTCGGGCGACTACATCTCGTCTGCCACGGCCAGCTTCGATGAAAACCAGCAGCCGGCCGTGTCGATCGACCTGAACGGCGACGGCGGCCGCCGCATGCGCGAAGCCACCCGCGACAACGTGGGCAAGGGCATGGCCATCGTGCTGTTCGAGAAGGGCAAGCCGGAAGTGCTGTCGGTCGCCACCATCCAGGACGAACTGGGCAGCCGCTTCCGCATTACCGGCATGGGCAGCATCGAGAACTCCACCGAACTGGCGCTGCTGCTGCGCGCCGGCGCGCTGTACGCGCCGATGCAGGTCATCGAGGAGCGCCTGATCGGCCCGCAGCTGGGTGCCGAAAACATCACGAAGGGCTTCAACTCCACGCTGTACGGCTTTGCCGCGATCGCCGTGTTCATGATCATCTACTACATGGTGTTCGGCTTCTTCTCCGTGCTGGCGCTGGCCATCAACCTGCTGCTGCTGGTGGCGATCCTGTCGGTCATGCAGATCACGCTGACCTTGCCGGGTATCGCCGCGATCGCGCTGGCGCTGGGCATGGCGATCGACGCGAACGTGCTGATCAACGAACGGGTACGCGAGGAACTGCGCTCCGGTGCGTCGCCGCAGGCCGCGATCTCGGCCGGCTTCGACCGCGCCTGGGCCACCATCTTCGACTCGAACGTGACCACGCTGATCGTGGCGCTGGCGCTGCTGGTGTTCGGTTCCGGCGCCATCCGCGGCTTCGCGATCGTGCACGCACTGGGTATCCTGACCTCGATGTTCTCCGCCGTCTTCGTGTCGCGCGGCGTGGTCAACCTGTGGTACGGCCGCAAGAAGAAACTGCAATCGCTGTCGATCGGTACCGTCTGGGTACCGGGCCAGGCCAAGTAA
- the secF gene encoding protein translocase subunit SecF produces MEFFRIHRDIPFMRYATIFNVVSALTFVAAVYFLATKGLHLSIEFKGGTVVEVKYPHAADLERLRGTLRGAGFEHPEASTFGTASDVMIRLPITPGASSDATSARAFEALCRAEQGTARVLDQATAQATPAQASQQGDHHARTACIDKAGKEVISLQRVEFVGPQVGEELAQNGLNALIMVVVGVMFYLAVRFEWKYAVAAIIANLHDVVIIMGFFAFFQWEFSLTVLAAILAVLGYSVNESVVIFDRIRENFRKQRKMTVHEVIDNAITSTMSRTIITHGCTEMMVLSMLFFGGPTLHYFAVALTIGILFGIYSSVFVAAAVAMKLGVKREDLIKPVKEKDETDGAVV; encoded by the coding sequence ATGGAATTTTTCCGCATTCACAGAGACATCCCGTTCATGCGCTACGCGACGATCTTCAACGTCGTGTCGGCGTTGACGTTCGTGGCCGCCGTGTACTTCCTGGCCACCAAGGGCCTGCACCTGTCGATCGAGTTCAAGGGCGGCACCGTGGTCGAGGTGAAGTACCCGCACGCGGCCGACCTGGAACGGCTGCGCGGCACGCTGCGCGGCGCCGGCTTCGAGCATCCAGAGGCCAGCACGTTCGGCACCGCGAGCGACGTGATGATCCGCCTGCCGATCACGCCGGGCGCCAGCTCGGATGCCACGTCGGCCCGCGCCTTCGAGGCGCTGTGCCGCGCCGAGCAGGGCACGGCCCGCGTCCTTGACCAAGCAACCGCGCAGGCAACCCCGGCGCAGGCGTCGCAGCAGGGCGATCACCACGCCCGCACCGCCTGCATCGACAAGGCCGGCAAGGAAGTGATCTCGCTGCAGCGCGTCGAATTCGTCGGCCCGCAGGTGGGCGAGGAACTGGCGCAGAACGGCCTGAACGCGCTGATCATGGTGGTGGTCGGCGTGATGTTCTACCTGGCCGTACGCTTCGAGTGGAAGTACGCGGTGGCGGCGATCATCGCCAACCTGCACGACGTGGTCATCATCATGGGCTTCTTCGCGTTCTTCCAGTGGGAATTCTCGCTGACGGTGCTGGCGGCGATCCTGGCGGTGCTGGGTTACTCGGTCAACGAATCGGTGGTCATCTTCGACCGGATCCGCGAGAATTTCCGCAAGCAGCGCAAGATGACCGTGCACGAAGTGATCGACAACGCGATCACCAGCACGATGTCGCGCACGATCATCACCCACGGCTGCACGGAGATGATGGTGCTGTCGATGCTGTTCTTCGGCGGCCCCACGCTGCACTACTTCGCCGTCGCGCTGACGATCGGCATCCTGTTCGGCATCTACTCGTCGGTGTTCGTCGCCGCCGCCGTCGCCATGAAGCTGGGCGTGAAGCGCGAAGACCTGATCAAGCCGGTCAAGGAAAAGGACGAGACCGACGGCGCCGTCGTCTGA
- a CDS encoding ATP-binding protein, translating into MLARLLPRTMAGQLVGLLFGGLLAAHLIALLATAGSGGGDTLHRMSRRYVIENVTSAYRLALVQRDATSGNAMLAALDTETSRHRIGPLGAADAAMGAEERSLQAQLQRALHLPAQAVRVSLAPRAGEDADPELAVSLRLPQAGWFNSTQRPLANNQWWWKPLRFSIPVSTLPVLVIGIVFVRRIVRPIKALSQGAERVSRGEYGAPLPLSGPREAREVTASFNIMQARLTRYLEDHKRMLASISHDLRSMVTSLRLRAELVDDDEVRTGMQRTLRDMASMIEETLRFSKDDASDEPTIGIDVGAMAGEIAADLAAQGHDVALSVALAAAGTPPALPCRCRPLAIRRALTNLIDNAVRYGHRARIDISPARMDGTRNAIRITIDDEGPGIPAARLDDVFKPFYRLDQSRQPELGGVGLGLAIARSCIEAHGGNITLANRPTGGLRATILLPA; encoded by the coding sequence ATGCTGGCGCGGCTGCTGCCGCGAACGATGGCGGGCCAGCTGGTCGGCCTGCTGTTCGGCGGGCTGCTGGCGGCGCACCTGATCGCGCTGCTGGCCACCGCGGGCAGCGGCGGCGGCGATACGCTGCACCGGATGTCGCGCCGCTACGTGATCGAGAACGTCACCTCGGCTTACCGGCTGGCGCTGGTACAGCGCGATGCGACGTCCGGCAACGCGATGCTGGCGGCGCTGGATACCGAAACGTCGCGGCACCGCATCGGGCCGCTCGGCGCCGCCGATGCCGCGATGGGTGCCGAAGAGCGCTCGCTCCAGGCCCAGCTGCAACGCGCGCTGCATCTGCCGGCGCAGGCGGTGCGTGTATCGCTGGCGCCGCGCGCCGGCGAGGACGCGGATCCCGAGCTGGCCGTTTCGTTGCGGTTGCCGCAAGCCGGCTGGTTCAACAGCACGCAGCGGCCGCTCGCCAACAACCAGTGGTGGTGGAAGCCGCTGCGCTTCTCGATCCCGGTCAGCACGTTGCCGGTGCTGGTGATCGGCATCGTGTTCGTGCGGCGCATCGTGCGCCCCATCAAGGCGCTGTCGCAAGGCGCCGAGCGGGTAAGCCGTGGCGAGTATGGCGCCCCGCTGCCGCTGTCCGGCCCGCGCGAGGCGCGCGAGGTGACGGCGTCGTTCAACATCATGCAGGCGCGGCTGACGCGCTACCTGGAAGACCACAAGCGGATGCTGGCCTCGATCAGCCACGATTTGCGCTCGATGGTGACGTCGCTGCGGCTGCGCGCCGAACTCGTCGACGACGACGAAGTGCGCACCGGCATGCAGCGCACGCTGCGCGACATGGCCTCGATGATCGAGGAAACGCTGCGCTTCTCGAAGGACGACGCCAGCGATGAACCGACGATCGGCATCGACGTGGGCGCGATGGCCGGCGAGATCGCGGCCGACCTGGCGGCGCAGGGGCATGATGTGGCATTGAGCGTGGCGCTCGCCGCCGCCGGCACGCCGCCCGCCCTGCCCTGCCGCTGCCGCCCGCTGGCGATCCGGCGCGCGCTGACCAACCTGATCGACAACGCCGTGCGCTACGGCCACCGCGCGCGCATCGACATCTCACCCGCCCGGATGGACGGCACGCGCAACGCCATCCGCATCACGATCGACGACGAAGGCCCGGGCATTCCCGCCGCCCGGCTGGACGACGTGTTCAAGCCGTTCTACCGGCTCGACCAGTCGCGGCAGCCGGAACTGGGTGGCGTGGGCCTCGGCCTCGCCATCGCCCGCTCGTGCATCGAGGCCCACGGCGGCAACATCACCCTCGCCAACCGTCCCACCGGCGGCCTGCGCGCCACCATCCTGCTTCCCGCCTGA
- a CDS encoding response regulator yields MTAADHILVVDDHPDIRSSLAAYLRRQGLAVTTAVDAAQASALLLKERFDLIVLDVMMPGEDGLSLCRRVARTLDTPVILLTAMHTSADKVAGLNSGADDYVVKPFDPPELVARIRTVLRRWRRPAAPAAKAVNPAGGYAFDGWFLDTGKHELFDPDGRPAALSSAEYRLLRVLVDHPGTVLSRDRLMDLTGGGDALAFDRSIDSQVSRLRKKLETDPRRPSLLKTVWGNGYLFAATVTPCPATPQLAASHLAAS; encoded by the coding sequence ATGACAGCAGCCGACCATATCCTCGTCGTCGACGACCACCCCGACATCCGCAGTTCCCTGGCCGCCTACCTGCGGCGGCAGGGACTGGCAGTGACCACCGCGGTCGATGCCGCACAGGCCAGTGCCTTGCTGCTGAAGGAGCGCTTCGACCTGATCGTGCTGGACGTGATGATGCCGGGTGAAGACGGCCTGTCGCTGTGCCGGCGAGTGGCGCGCACGCTCGACACGCCGGTGATCCTGCTGACCGCGATGCACACCTCCGCCGACAAGGTGGCGGGCCTGAACAGCGGCGCCGACGATTACGTGGTGAAACCCTTCGACCCGCCGGAACTGGTGGCGCGGATCCGCACCGTGCTGCGGCGCTGGCGCCGCCCTGCCGCGCCTGCCGCGAAAGCTGTCAATCCCGCTGGCGGCTATGCATTCGACGGCTGGTTCCTCGACACCGGCAAGCATGAACTGTTCGATCCGGACGGCCGGCCGGCAGCGCTGTCCAGCGCCGAGTATCGGCTGCTGCGCGTGCTGGTCGACCATCCCGGCACGGTGCTCTCGCGCGACCGGCTGATGGACCTGACCGGCGGCGGCGACGCGCTGGCGTTCGACCGCAGCATCGACAGCCAGGTGAGCCGGCTGCGCAAGAAACTGGAAACCGATCCGCGCCGCCCCAGCCTGCTGAAGACGGTGTGGGGCAACGGTTATCTGTTCGCCGCAACGGTTACGCCGTGCCCGGCCACGCCGCAGCTGGCGGCATCGCATCTGGCCGCTTCGTGA
- a CDS encoding DUF3325 domain-containing protein, translating to MNALIVFALSYAAMAAVSLSMERHQQQVAGRPFAGMALRLGGWVLLAVSLAPAIAAWGTSVGILAWLGFLTFAALATGLQMTYAPRPVRWTAPTVALLGAMAWMLA from the coding sequence ATGAACGCATTGATCGTGTTTGCGCTGAGCTATGCGGCGATGGCGGCCGTGTCGCTGTCGATGGAACGGCACCAGCAACAGGTGGCCGGCAGGCCGTTCGCCGGCATGGCGCTGCGGCTGGGCGGCTGGGTGCTGCTCGCGGTGTCGCTGGCACCGGCGATCGCGGCCTGGGGCACGTCGGTCGGTATCCTGGCCTGGCTGGGCTTCCTTACGTTCGCTGCGCTCGCCACCGGCCTGCAGATGACCTATGCGCCCCGGCCGGTGCGGTGGACGGCGCCGACGGTGGCGCTGCTGGGCGCCATGGCCTGGATGCTGGCCTGA
- a CDS encoding PepSY-associated TM helix domain-containing protein: protein MRPDSKPEGIRQSMSWLHTWTGIVPGWLLYAVFFTGTLSYFLDEVNLWMKPELHASVPAADAARIAAVALAGMGKLAPDANSWTLELPNERQTTVSATWRDRNAPAGRAGTKRAELDAATGEKIDTRETRGGSFLYRFHFELHAMDRTTGRWIVGIATMFMFVAIISGVITHKKIFAEFFTFRPKKGQRSWLDAHNATAVLALPFHIMITFSGLLLLMATLMPWGADAAYDGNAQAYNMERRGMAPGGQGQGQGQGEQRNAGGREGREGGREGRGGRSRDGGGEAVDLAAAIGPMLAQARTEWKNGGSNHEVGRITVNRPNKPGATVELRAHGSDSLTTRGASARLVFDAATGKIKERPPLPTPSAASAFGNVFASAHMGRFAGPTVRWLLFLSGVVGTAMVATGLVLWVVKRAPERRKLGRTPFGHRLVEVTNTGVITGLALATGAYFWLNRLLPVELAERAAWEINGFFLAWLAALVHAALRPARAAWLEQCIAVAVMFVLLPVLNPLTGGHGLDRSIALGQAGIVGFDFAMLAIAALFGWIARHLIRKDRPLAKAAPGAAPAELTEVTP from the coding sequence ATGAGGCCCGACAGCAAGCCGGAAGGCATCCGCCAGTCGATGTCATGGCTGCACACGTGGACCGGCATCGTGCCGGGCTGGCTGTTGTACGCCGTGTTCTTCACCGGCACGCTCAGCTACTTCCTCGACGAAGTGAACCTGTGGATGAAGCCGGAGCTGCATGCTTCGGTACCCGCCGCGGATGCCGCTCGGATCGCGGCGGTGGCGCTGGCCGGCATGGGCAAACTCGCGCCGGATGCGAACAGCTGGACGCTGGAACTGCCGAACGAACGGCAGACCACCGTTTCCGCCACCTGGCGCGACAGGAATGCGCCGGCCGGCCGTGCCGGCACCAAGCGCGCCGAACTCGATGCCGCCACGGGCGAGAAAATCGACACGCGCGAGACGCGGGGCGGCAGTTTCCTGTACCGCTTCCACTTCGAACTGCATGCGATGGACCGCACCACCGGGCGCTGGATCGTGGGCATCGCCACGATGTTCATGTTCGTGGCGATCATCAGCGGCGTCATCACGCACAAGAAGATCTTCGCGGAATTCTTCACGTTCCGGCCGAAGAAAGGCCAGCGCTCGTGGCTGGACGCACACAATGCAACGGCCGTGCTGGCGCTGCCGTTCCACATCATGATCACGTTCTCCGGCCTGCTGCTGCTGATGGCGACGCTGATGCCGTGGGGTGCCGACGCGGCCTATGACGGCAATGCGCAGGCCTACAACATGGAGCGGCGCGGCATGGCGCCCGGCGGCCAAGGACAGGGGCAAGGCCAGGGCGAGCAGCGCAACGCCGGCGGACGGGAAGGCCGTGAAGGCGGCCGCGAAGGCCGTGGCGGCCGTTCGCGCGATGGCGGCGGCGAAGCCGTCGACCTGGCGGCGGCGATCGGGCCGATGCTGGCGCAGGCGCGCACCGAATGGAAAAACGGCGGGTCGAACCACGAAGTGGGCCGCATCACCGTCAACCGCCCGAACAAGCCCGGCGCCACGGTCGAACTGCGCGCGCACGGCAGCGACAGCCTGACAACGCGGGGCGCTTCCGCGCGGCTGGTCTTCGATGCCGCCACCGGCAAGATCAAGGAACGCCCGCCGCTGCCGACGCCATCGGCCGCCAGCGCGTTCGGCAACGTGTTCGCCAGCGCCCACATGGGCCGCTTCGCCGGACCGACGGTGCGCTGGCTGCTGTTCCTGTCCGGCGTGGTCGGCACCGCAATGGTGGCGACGGGACTCGTGCTGTGGGTCGTCAAGCGGGCGCCGGAGCGCAGGAAGCTGGGCCGCACGCCGTTCGGCCACCGGCTGGTGGAAGTCACCAATACCGGCGTCATCACCGGCCTGGCGCTGGCGACCGGCGCCTACTTCTGGCTGAACCGCCTGCTGCCGGTGGAGCTGGCGGAACGGGCCGCGTGGGAAATCAACGGCTTCTTCCTCGCCTGGCTGGCCGCGCTCGTGCATGCGGCGCTGCGCCCGGCGCGTGCCGCGTGGCTGGAACAGTGCATCGCGGTGGCCGTGATGTTCGTGCTGCTGCCGGTGCTCAACCCGCTGACCGGCGGCCATGGCCTCGACAGGAGCATCGCGCTGGGCCAGGCGGGCATCGTGGGCTTCGACTTCGCGATGCTGGCGATCGCCGCGCTGTTCGGCTGGATCGCGCGGCACCTGATCCGCAAGGACAGGCCCCTGGCCAAGGCAGCACCGGGCGCCGCGCCGGCCGAACTGACGGAGGTGACGCCATGA
- a CDS encoding DUF3649 domain-containing protein: protein MSKKTSLPAAYRWLVASRSVAAIFGGYLLAAAWAACMSLWLQKTGMARVDAVTTATMSSFVVHLCAAIWVFAAGTTQRAWIGIVLPAALLAAGTWLAGAGAGGAA, encoded by the coding sequence GTGAGCAAGAAAACTTCGCTGCCCGCCGCCTACCGCTGGCTGGTGGCATCGCGCAGCGTGGCGGCGATCTTCGGCGGCTACCTGCTGGCCGCCGCCTGGGCCGCCTGCATGAGCCTGTGGCTGCAGAAGACCGGCATGGCCCGTGTCGATGCCGTGACCACCGCCACCATGTCGTCGTTCGTGGTGCACCTGTGCGCCGCGATCTGGGTGTTCGCGGCGGGCACCACGCAACGTGCGTGGATCGGCATCGTGCTGCCTGCCGCCCTGCTGGCGGCGGGCACCTGGCTGGCCGGGGCCGGCGCAGGGGGTGCGGCATGA